In one Vibrio sp. VB16 genomic region, the following are encoded:
- a CDS encoding glycerol dehydrogenase, giving the protein MDKIIISPSKYVQGDNVLSSIAGYVKALGENPLAIADEFVTGLVGHTVKASFQKEEMSLAMDVFNGECSRQEIDRIIDIASAQKNDVIVGIGGGKTLDTAKAVAYYAKVPVVVVPTIASTDAPTSALAVIYTPEGEFSEYLLFPQNPNMVVMDTAVIAKAPVRLLVSGMGDALSTYFEARANMTSGKPTMAGGAPTRSAQALAKLCYETLLEDGLKAKIAAENGVSTKAVENIIEANTYLSGIGFESSGLAAAHAIHNGLTKLEECHHLYHGEKVAFGTLVQLVLENAPLEEINTVLNFCRSVGLPTNLFEMGVKELNQDKLREVAEGATAEGETIHNMPFPVTADAVYSAILTAHQLGK; this is encoded by the coding sequence ATGGATAAGATTATTATTAGCCCAAGCAAATACGTACAAGGTGATAACGTACTAAGTTCAATCGCTGGTTACGTGAAAGCCCTAGGTGAAAACCCACTGGCTATCGCTGACGAATTTGTTACAGGTCTCGTTGGCCACACGGTAAAAGCGAGCTTCCAGAAAGAAGAAATGTCACTTGCTATGGACGTGTTTAATGGCGAGTGTTCACGTCAAGAAATCGACCGTATTATCGATATCGCTTCAGCTCAGAAGAACGATGTAATCGTCGGTATCGGTGGCGGCAAAACATTAGACACCGCTAAGGCAGTGGCGTACTACGCGAAAGTACCAGTAGTCGTGGTGCCGACTATCGCCTCTACTGATGCCCCAACCAGTGCACTCGCGGTGATCTATACTCCTGAAGGTGAATTTAGTGAGTACCTACTCTTCCCACAAAACCCAAATATGGTAGTGATGGATACAGCCGTTATCGCAAAAGCACCTGTTCGCTTACTTGTTTCTGGTATGGGTGATGCACTCTCTACGTACTTCGAAGCTCGCGCAAACATGACTTCTGGTAAACCAACAATGGCAGGCGGTGCCCCAACTCGCTCTGCTCAAGCTCTAGCAAAATTATGCTATGAAACACTGCTTGAAGATGGTCTAAAAGCAAAAATTGCTGCAGAGAATGGTGTGAGCACTAAAGCGGTAGAAAATATTATTGAAGCAAACACGTATTTAAGCGGCATTGGTTTTGAAAGTAGTGGTCTAGCCGCTGCACACGCCATTCACAATGGCTTAACGAAGCTAGAAGAGTGTCACCACCTATACCACGGTGAAAAAGTAGCATTCGGTACACTCGTTCAACTAGTTCTAGAGAATGCACCACTAGAAGAGATCAATACCGTCCTTAATTTCTGCCGCTCAGTTGGCTTGCCAACAAACCTATTCGAAATGGGTGTGAAGGAGCTAAACCAAGACAAATTACGTGAAGTAGCAGAAGGGGCAACTGCGGAAGGTGAAACCATACATAATATGCCATTCCCTGTAACAGCAGACGCGGTTTACTCAGCGATTCTAACTGCACACCAACTTGGTAAATAA
- the dhaR gene encoding dihydroxyacetone kinase operon transcriptional regulator DhaR, translated as MLSIEDSKTRWEFFQKHQWVSLEFSHSPIFQSWQRCVKQISPYDWSRPHIASGYTLASLIRRTERIINCATTLTEDTYDLLRDEKLLLIMTDDNGCVMFIIGHHELESEMEALGIKAGCFMSEDKIGTNAVSLSIDTNMPSEVFAAEHFKRDLHGFSTAAAPIIDTYGKLRGTILLVKKVEDHHRYDLVIASSCAKEISLQLHIQSEQENMNRLQSAYIATLEYMDDGIISWDGDNQLSLISHQAEKLLKVNSNDLLDSDIFNTIRFAPNVENSIKQGKMVHRKQTTFEVDGEFIEAVITYSYLADGTNLLFIHPIDAIREQPQQPITDSAKYNFDSLPFISREMKHVVTVGRRAIESQAPILITGEKGVGKTKLAMAIHNESEYRDGPFMTLNCRSTDPKRLLREVLGFDGQKGEQGELSKFELAHNGTLYLENIEYLVTDLQATILNLLKVGSISRSGSQRLIPVNFQLITSTTVNISEYVSQGSFGRQLYYEISTNELHIPPIRKRKEDIEHMIFKMVNSYEKRNNVTITLKKAVIDMLLNFHWVGNNSQLKNVIGRMLLNRSSNLVKLEDVPDEIRRHFKRKSNAGSAVMPLEELEKQAIIQSWKLLNGHTQDMAKALNISRTTLWRKIKKYELTDMMNTNLN; from the coding sequence ATGCTTTCTATCGAAGATAGTAAAACTCGCTGGGAATTTTTCCAAAAGCATCAGTGGGTATCACTTGAGTTCTCACATTCCCCTATATTTCAATCTTGGCAACGCTGCGTAAAACAGATCAGTCCATATGATTGGTCAAGACCGCATATTGCCTCTGGTTACACCCTAGCTTCATTGATACGACGTACCGAACGAATCATCAACTGTGCGACCACACTCACTGAAGATACTTACGACTTATTGCGTGATGAGAAGCTACTGTTGATTATGACGGATGACAATGGTTGTGTGATGTTCATTATCGGTCACCATGAATTAGAATCTGAAATGGAAGCTTTGGGTATCAAAGCAGGCTGTTTTATGAGTGAGGATAAAATTGGTACCAACGCGGTCAGTCTTTCTATTGATACCAATATGCCCAGCGAGGTGTTTGCTGCCGAACATTTTAAACGTGACCTCCATGGATTTTCCACCGCCGCCGCCCCGATTATTGATACCTATGGCAAGCTACGTGGCACTATTTTGCTCGTTAAGAAAGTCGAGGACCACCATAGATATGATCTTGTTATCGCATCCTCGTGTGCCAAAGAGATCAGCCTTCAACTTCATATCCAAAGTGAACAGGAGAACATGAATCGTCTCCAGTCTGCTTATATTGCCACCTTGGAATACATGGATGATGGCATCATCTCATGGGATGGAGATAACCAACTTTCCCTTATAAGCCATCAAGCAGAAAAGCTGTTAAAGGTAAATAGTAACGACCTACTAGACAGCGACATATTCAACACTATCCGTTTTGCTCCTAATGTTGAAAACAGCATTAAACAAGGCAAGATGGTGCACCGTAAACAAACTACCTTTGAGGTAGATGGTGAATTTATTGAAGCTGTCATTACCTACAGCTACTTAGCTGACGGCACTAACCTGCTCTTTATTCATCCAATTGATGCGATCCGCGAACAACCTCAACAACCAATCACTGACAGTGCTAAGTACAACTTCGATAGCTTGCCGTTTATCTCACGTGAGATGAAACATGTGGTGACAGTTGGCCGCCGCGCAATTGAATCTCAAGCACCTATCTTGATCACTGGCGAAAAAGGGGTTGGCAAAACCAAGTTAGCAATGGCAATTCACAATGAGAGTGAGTATCGAGATGGACCTTTTATGACTCTCAACTGTCGTTCAACTGACCCTAAGCGGTTACTTCGTGAGGTTCTCGGTTTTGATGGGCAAAAAGGAGAACAGGGAGAACTGTCCAAGTTCGAACTGGCACATAATGGCACCCTCTACTTAGAGAATATCGAATATCTTGTTACCGACTTGCAAGCGACAATCCTTAATCTACTGAAAGTCGGTAGTATCAGTCGTAGTGGGAGTCAGCGCCTAATCCCTGTAAATTTTCAACTCATAACCAGCACCACAGTAAACATTAGTGAGTATGTATCTCAAGGTTCTTTTGGCCGTCAACTCTATTATGAAATCTCTACAAACGAATTACATATTCCGCCGATAAGAAAGCGCAAAGAAGACATAGAACATATGATCTTTAAAATGGTTAATAGTTATGAGAAACGCAATAATGTAACTATTACACTAAAAAAAGCGGTTATAGATATGCTGCTCAACTTCCATTGGGTAGGTAACAACTCTCAACTAAAAAACGTCATCGGACGTATGTTATTAAACCGCAGTTCAAACTTGGTTAAACTTGAAGATGTTCCAGACGAAATTAGGCGCCACTTTAAACGGAAATCAAACGCAGGATCGGCCGTAATGCCCCTAGAAGAGTTAGAAAAACAGGCGATCATCCAATCATGGAAGTTACTTAATGGTCATACGCAAGATATGGCTAAAGCTCTCAATATTAGTCGTACGACGCTATGGCGAAAAATTAAAAAATATGAGTTAACCGATATGATGAACACTAATCTAAATTAA
- the dhaL gene encoding dihydroxyacetone kinase subunit DhaL: MQIEKQHIIHWLELCATAFDENQDFLTDLDRDIGDADHGWNMNRGFKKVIEKLPTVEKQNISTILKNTGMTLLSSVGGASGPLYGTLFILTSTAIGNREQLSFEELIRSLRCGVDGVISRGKAEQGDKTMCDVWLPVLNSIMPQLDSGVSVERLFDEMVEIAEKSVVATIEMQAKKGRASYLGERSIGFQDPGATSSLILIKALRQAVTGS, translated from the coding sequence ATGCAAATTGAAAAACAACATATCATTCATTGGCTTGAGCTATGTGCAACGGCATTTGATGAAAACCAAGACTTCCTAACTGACCTTGACCGAGACATCGGCGACGCTGACCACGGTTGGAATATGAACCGTGGTTTCAAAAAAGTGATTGAGAAATTACCAACCGTTGAGAAGCAAAATATCTCAACTATTTTGAAGAACACAGGTATGACTCTTCTTTCAAGTGTTGGCGGTGCAAGTGGACCTCTTTACGGTACTTTATTTATTCTCACATCAACGGCGATCGGTAACCGTGAACAACTTTCGTTTGAAGAGCTTATTCGCTCACTGAGGTGTGGTGTGGATGGTGTTATCTCTCGAGGTAAAGCGGAGCAGGGGGACAAGACCATGTGTGATGTCTGGTTACCGGTCCTTAACTCGATTATGCCACAACTAGATAGCGGTGTTTCGGTTGAACGTTTGTTCGATGAGATGGTTGAAATAGCAGAAAAAAGTGTTGTTGCAACAATTGAAATGCAAGCTAAGAAAGGTCGTGCAAGTTACCTAGGTGAACGCAGTATCGGTTTCCAAGATCCTGGAGCAACATCGTCTCTTATTTTAATCAAGGCACTACGCCAAGCGGTAACGGGCAGTTAA
- the dhaK gene encoding dihydroxyacetone kinase subunit DhaK codes for MKKLINNVEDVVQDQLTGLVASRPELKVNYEPRYVWHEQSRGQVALVSGGASGHEPLHVGFVGKGMLTGACPGEIFIRPTIDQMYECANQVNTGEGVLFLIKNYTGDVLNFGIAVELLHADGIKVGSVLIDDDVAVKGSLYTSGRRGVAGTVLVEKIVGAAADKGYSLEECEELGRRVNNNCRSLAVALNACVVPAASKPSFELSDNEVEFGIGIHGEPGIERITYTNADELVDKMFVELRESQEYNRTLRIWNRKEGEWDEVESSIEKFEKDQDYIAIINGLGGTPISELYSVYRRLAEICEKERFHIVRNMVGNYCTSLNMEGVSITLLKVDKEMVDLFDAPVDTAAIKW; via the coding sequence ATGAAAAAACTAATAAATAACGTTGAAGATGTCGTACAAGACCAGTTGACTGGCCTTGTAGCATCTCGCCCAGAGCTTAAAGTGAATTATGAGCCTCGCTATGTATGGCATGAGCAATCGCGTGGTCAAGTCGCATTAGTATCTGGCGGTGCGAGTGGTCACGAGCCTCTACACGTGGGTTTTGTGGGTAAAGGTATGTTGACGGGGGCTTGTCCTGGTGAAATTTTCATCCGCCCAACTATTGACCAAATGTATGAGTGTGCTAACCAAGTAAATACAGGTGAAGGCGTATTATTTTTAATCAAAAACTACACGGGTGACGTATTAAACTTCGGAATTGCCGTTGAGCTACTTCATGCCGATGGCATAAAAGTAGGCTCAGTGCTTATTGATGATGATGTCGCCGTTAAGGGTAGTTTATATACCTCAGGTCGCCGCGGTGTTGCAGGCACTGTGCTGGTCGAAAAAATTGTTGGTGCCGCAGCAGATAAAGGTTACTCATTAGAGGAATGTGAAGAACTAGGTCGTCGGGTCAACAATAACTGCCGTTCCCTCGCGGTAGCACTCAATGCGTGTGTGGTACCAGCCGCTAGTAAGCCATCATTTGAACTTTCGGATAACGAAGTTGAGTTCGGTATCGGTATCCATGGCGAACCGGGTATTGAGCGTATCACATATACAAACGCTGACGAATTGGTAGACAAGATGTTCGTTGAGCTGAGAGAGAGTCAGGAATACAACCGTACTCTGCGCATTTGGAACCGTAAAGAGGGTGAATGGGATGAGGTTGAATCTTCTATCGAAAAGTTTGAAAAAGACCAAGACTATATCGCAATTATAAACGGTCTTGGCGGTACACCAATTTCTGAGTTATACAGCGTTTACCGCCGTCTTGCGGAAATCTGTGAGAAAGAGCGTTTCCATATCGTGCGCAACATGGTCGGGAACTACTGTACTTCTCTAAACATGGAAGGGGTATCTATCACGCTTCTAAAAGTAGATAAAGAGATGGTAGATCTATTTGATGCTCCAGTCGATACAGCGGCTATAAAATGGTAA
- the glmS gene encoding glutamine--fructose-6-phosphate transaminase (isomerizing) → MCGIVGAVAQRDVVEILVEGLRRLEYRGYDSAGVAVVDADQKLTRVRRLGKVQELADAVAQQDVLGGTGIAHTRWATHGEPSEINAHPHISGDITVVHNGIIENHEPLRQMLKQRGYIFESQTDTEVIAHLVEWERRSSDTLVEALHKTAAQLDGAYGTVIVDRNDPERLVVARSGSPIVIGLGIGENFLASDQLALLSVTRRFMYLEEGDVAEITRRDVRVIDANGEAVEREVIESNAEHDAGDKGQYRHFMQKEIFEQPTALKSTMEGRITQDSVIIESIGVNALEILSKVEHVQIIACGTSYNSGMAARYWFEGLAGVSCDVEIASEFRYRKFVVRPNSLLITLSQSGETADTLAALRLAKEKGYMAAMTICNVSGSSLVRESDFAFMTRAGTEIGVASTKAFTTQLAAMLMLVTALGKQNKQIDAEKEKEIVQAIHALPVQIEAALAYDKEIEALAVDFADKQHTLFLGRGEFYPIAMEAALKLKEISYIHAEAYAAGELKHGPLALIDADMPVVVVAPNNDLLEKLKSNVEEVRARGGLLYVFADEKAGFEAVEGMKIVTLPHVNEIVAPIFYTVPMQLLSYHIALIKGTDVDQPRNLAKAVTVE, encoded by the coding sequence ATGTGTGGAATAGTTGGTGCAGTAGCACAACGTGATGTTGTTGAAATCTTGGTAGAAGGCTTACGCCGATTAGAATATAGAGGCTACGATTCCGCAGGTGTTGCTGTGGTTGATGCAGACCAGAAACTCACACGTGTTCGTCGTTTAGGTAAAGTGCAAGAGCTTGCTGATGCCGTGGCGCAACAAGATGTATTAGGTGGTACCGGTATTGCGCATACAAGATGGGCAACCCACGGTGAACCTTCTGAAATCAATGCACACCCCCATATTTCCGGTGATATCACCGTTGTTCACAACGGTATTATCGAAAACCACGAGCCATTGCGTCAAATGCTGAAACAACGTGGGTACATTTTCGAGTCTCAAACGGATACAGAGGTCATCGCTCACCTTGTTGAGTGGGAGCGTCGCAGCTCTGATACTTTAGTTGAAGCTCTACATAAAACGGCGGCTCAGCTAGACGGCGCATACGGTACGGTCATCGTTGATCGTAACGACCCTGAACGTCTTGTTGTTGCTCGTTCAGGTAGCCCAATTGTTATTGGTCTGGGTATTGGCGAAAACTTTCTTGCCTCTGACCAATTGGCTCTTTTAAGTGTTACTCGCCGATTCATGTACCTTGAAGAAGGCGACGTGGCCGAGATTACTCGCCGTGATGTGCGTGTTATCGATGCAAATGGTGAAGCGGTCGAACGTGAAGTTATTGAGTCTAATGCTGAGCATGATGCTGGTGACAAAGGTCAATACCGTCACTTTATGCAGAAAGAGATCTTTGAACAGCCAACCGCATTAAAAAGCACGATGGAAGGACGCATTACGCAAGATTCAGTCATTATCGAAAGTATCGGTGTCAACGCGTTGGAGATTCTGTCTAAAGTTGAGCATGTTCAGATTATTGCATGTGGAACATCATACAACTCTGGTATGGCTGCAAGATATTGGTTCGAAGGTCTGGCGGGTGTCAGTTGTGACGTTGAAATTGCCTCTGAGTTTCGCTACCGTAAATTCGTCGTTCGTCCTAATAGCTTATTAATTACGCTTTCTCAGTCAGGTGAAACAGCCGATACTTTAGCGGCACTTCGTCTCGCTAAAGAGAAAGGTTACATGGCAGCAATGACTATTTGTAACGTATCGGGTTCTTCTTTGGTCCGCGAATCTGACTTTGCCTTTATGACTCGTGCGGGTACAGAGATCGGTGTCGCATCGACGAAGGCATTTACGACCCAGCTTGCCGCCATGCTCATGCTCGTTACTGCGCTTGGCAAGCAGAACAAGCAAATTGACGCGGAGAAAGAGAAAGAGATTGTCCAAGCTATCCATGCATTACCTGTCCAAATCGAAGCTGCGCTTGCGTACGATAAAGAAATTGAAGCACTAGCCGTCGATTTTGCTGACAAGCAACACACCCTATTCTTAGGGCGCGGTGAATTCTACCCAATCGCGATGGAAGCGGCGCTTAAGCTCAAAGAGATCTCTTACATTCATGCAGAGGCGTATGCGGCTGGTGAACTTAAACATGGGCCGTTAGCACTCATTGATGCAGATATGCCAGTCGTTGTTGTCGCACCGAATAATGACCTTCTTGAAAAGCTAAAGTCGAACGTTGAAGAAGTGCGTGCTCGTGGCGGTTTACTGTATGTATTTGCGGATGAGAAAGCGGGGTTTGAAGCCGTTGAAGGGATGAAGATCGTTACCCTGCCACACGTAAATGAAATTGTAGCTCCGATATTTTATACAGTACCTATGCAGTTACTCTCTTATCATATCGCGCTTATTAAAGGTACCGATGTGGACCAACCTCGTAACCTGGCAAAAGCAGTCACAGTTGAATAA
- a CDS encoding DeoR/GlpR family DNA-binding transcription regulator, producing the protein MTKRNTQLRRHTIAKIVSELGEVSVEALSQKFDTSEVTIRKDLASLETNGLLLRRYGGAIAIPKEVVNDENIDKVSDRKIKLAKLAAQLINDHNRIVIDSGSTTGALIPELNYKQGLVVMTNSLHVANALNALENEPTLLMTGGTWDIRSESFQGQVAESVLRSYDFDQLFIGADGVDLLRGTTTFNELIGLSQVMADVSREVIVMIESEKIGRKIPNLELAWQSVDVLVTDENLSDQQKLTIESKGVRVVRAS; encoded by the coding sequence ATGACAAAAAGAAATACACAGTTAAGACGCCACACGATAGCAAAGATCGTTTCAGAGTTGGGGGAAGTCAGTGTAGAAGCGCTTTCACAGAAATTTGACACCTCTGAAGTCACCATTCGAAAAGATCTGGCTTCGTTGGAAACCAATGGCCTTCTCCTAAGGAGATACGGTGGTGCTATCGCCATTCCTAAAGAGGTCGTTAATGATGAAAACATCGATAAAGTTTCGGATCGAAAGATAAAACTTGCGAAGTTGGCTGCTCAGCTAATTAATGACCATAATCGCATTGTGATCGATAGTGGCAGTACTACCGGTGCCCTTATTCCGGAATTAAATTACAAACAAGGCCTAGTAGTGATGACGAATTCATTGCATGTTGCTAATGCTTTGAATGCGCTAGAAAACGAACCAACCCTTCTCATGACTGGTGGCACATGGGATATCAGGTCTGAGTCCTTTCAGGGACAGGTTGCTGAGTCTGTATTGCGGTCTTACGACTTTGACCAACTCTTTATTGGTGCTGATGGTGTCGACTTATTGCGTGGAACCACTACATTTAATGAGTTGATAGGATTGAGCCAAGTGATGGCGGATGTGTCTAGAGAAGTCATTGTTATGATTGAATCCGAAAAAATTGGTAGGAAAATTCCCAATCTGGAACTTGCGTGGCAAAGCGTGGATGTTTTGGTTACGGATGAAAATTTAAGCGATCAACAGAAACTAACAATCGAATCTAAAGGTGTGCGAGTTGTTCGGGCATCCTAA
- the pykF gene encoding pyruvate kinase PykF, with translation MKKTKIVCTIGPKTESVEKLTQLVDAGMNVMRLNFSHGDFEEHGTRIKNFRSVMETKGKQLAILLDTKGPEIRTIKLENGNDVDLVAGQEFTFTTDITVVGNKDVVAVTYAGFSKDLTVGDTILIDDGLIEMEVIATTDADVKCKVLNNGALGENKGVNLPGVSVKLPALSEKDKADLKFGCEQGVDFVAASFIRKEEDVKEIRELLVANGGESIHIISKIENQEGVDNFDAILAASDGIMVARGDLGVEIPAEEVIFAQKMMIEKCNRARKTVITATQMLDSMINNPRPTRAEAGDVANAVMDGTDAVMLSGETAKGKYPVEAVTIMAQICNRTDRVLKAELGDRLDSPRLRITEAVCKGAVDTAEKLAAPLIVVATDGGKSARSVRKYFPTANILALTTNEKTAAQLVLTKGVRPVVVDSIANTDEFYVNGKELALNTGLGKKGDIVVMVSGALVASGTTNTASVHVL, from the coding sequence ATGAAAAAGACCAAAATCGTATGTACGATTGGCCCTAAGACTGAATCTGTAGAAAAATTAACTCAACTTGTTGATGCTGGCATGAATGTAATGCGCCTTAATTTCTCTCATGGTGATTTCGAAGAGCACGGCACACGTATCAAAAACTTCCGTTCTGTGATGGAAACTAAAGGTAAGCAACTTGCTATCCTTCTTGATACTAAAGGCCCTGAAATCCGTACTATCAAACTAGAAAACGGCAATGACGTTGATCTAGTCGCTGGTCAAGAATTCACTTTCACAACTGACATTACAGTTGTTGGTAACAAAGACGTCGTTGCTGTAACTTACGCGGGTTTCTCTAAAGACCTTACCGTTGGTGACACTATCCTAATCGATGATGGCCTAATCGAAATGGAAGTGATTGCAACGACTGATGCTGATGTTAAATGTAAAGTTCTTAACAACGGTGCTCTAGGCGAAAACAAAGGTGTAAACCTTCCTGGCGTTTCAGTTAAGCTTCCTGCGCTATCTGAAAAAGATAAAGCTGACCTTAAATTTGGTTGTGAGCAAGGCGTAGATTTCGTTGCGGCTTCTTTCATTCGTAAAGAAGAAGACGTTAAAGAAATCCGTGAGCTTCTCGTTGCTAACGGCGGCGAAAGCATTCACATCATCTCTAAAATTGAAAACCAAGAAGGTGTTGATAACTTCGACGCTATCCTTGCTGCCTCTGACGGCATCATGGTTGCTCGTGGTGATCTTGGTGTTGAGATCCCAGCTGAAGAAGTCATCTTCGCTCAGAAAATGATGATCGAAAAATGTAACCGCGCACGTAAAACGGTTATTACAGCCACTCAAATGCTTGACTCTATGATCAATAACCCACGCCCAACTCGTGCTGAAGCGGGCGATGTTGCTAACGCAGTAATGGATGGAACAGATGCAGTAATGCTTTCTGGTGAGACAGCGAAAGGCAAATACCCTGTTGAAGCAGTAACAATTATGGCTCAAATCTGTAACCGTACAGATAGAGTACTAAAAGCTGAACTCGGTGATCGCTTAGATAGCCCACGTTTACGTATCACTGAAGCAGTATGTAAAGGCGCAGTAGACACAGCTGAAAAACTAGCGGCTCCACTTATCGTTGTTGCAACTGACGGTGGTAAATCTGCTCGTTCAGTACGTAAATACTTCCCAACTGCAAATATTCTTGCACTTACTACTAACGAGAAAACGGCAGCACAGTTAGTTCTTACTAAAGGTGTTCGTCCAGTTGTTGTTGATTCAATCGCTAACACTGACGAATTCTATGTTAACGGTAAAGAGCTTGCGCTTAATACTGGCCTTGGCAAGAAAGGTGATATCGTCGTCATGGTTTCTGGTGCACTCGTTGCTTCAGGTACGACAAACACCGCGTCTGTACACGTACTATAA
- the ilvN gene encoding acetolactate synthase small subunit gives MRHIISLLLENEAGSLSRVVGLFSQRGYNIESLTVSPTDDETLSRLNITTDSDDMVLEQIEKQLNKLIDVLKVQEVTEYNHIERELMLVKVKASGTVRTEVKRTADIFRGQIVDITPALYTIQLAGDSDKLDAFISTISDVTEVVEVARSGVVGIVRGERALKA, from the coding sequence ATGAGACATATAATTTCACTGCTACTTGAAAATGAAGCCGGATCTCTTTCTCGTGTTGTTGGTCTTTTTTCTCAGCGCGGATATAACATTGAATCGTTAACGGTATCTCCAACGGATGACGAAACATTATCGAGACTAAACATCACTACCGACAGTGATGACATGGTACTTGAGCAGATAGAAAAACAGTTGAACAAATTGATCGATGTTTTAAAAGTGCAAGAAGTGACCGAATATAACCACATTGAGAGAGAACTAATGTTGGTTAAGGTTAAGGCAAGCGGAACAGTGAGAACAGAAGTAAAGCGTACAGCGGATATCTTTCGTGGTCAGATAGTTGATATCACACCCGCTTTGTACACAATCCAATTGGCGGGTGACAGTGATAAACTCGATGCCTTTATTAGCACTATTTCAGATGTAACAGAGGTCGTTGAGGTAGCGCGATCTGGTGTTGTTGGTATTGTTCGTGGTGAGCGAGCTTTGAAAGCTTAA